The window GGAGGAAAAACTATAAACAAAAACGGAATCACATTAATTAGTAATTGAATTACGTTTCTTTATTGAACTAGACATTTTAATTAGGAACATTAGAACCTACAACGGGTATGTTGACTATTACTTGGATAGGTGGAACTTAAGCCCATCATCTAAAGTCCCTTGTACAAGTGTTGCCCTACTGACTCTTGATCCTTCCCaacaaaatgtaaaatgaaattcaaagcAAACATGCAATGTTATTCTTTGTAATCAATGAGACATGAAGAagatttttaggaataaagctTTAGATTTAGAAGTGGGACTGGAAAAAAGTAATGACCAACATTTGAAATAACCAAACCAGCACCATTTCTGATGTGAATCTTGTTGGTACCATGGTTGTTGGATCCAAATGAAAGGTTGTTCAAGTCACTAATAACATGATTAGTGGCGCCTGAATCAAGATACCATCAGTCATCAAGTGTTGGTACCATGACAATCATGGAGTTATTATTGTCTGGTTGTAAATTACTATCACAAACACTAGCTAGATGAGGTAGAAGCACCATTAGTTTGGTCATTATCATTGTTCAATCCGGTGAAAGAGATGTCAAACCTGTAGTGGCACTGGTGCACTGTATGTCCCATTTTGGCACACAATTGATACTGAGGCTTACTATTATCCCTGGACTTGCTTTTGGTCAGTGCCATGACTATTAGGACCACCAGAAACTTGATCTTCACCTTGATAAGTCTTATTATTGTAGAACTGAATTCCACCTCCACcttgaaacttctttttctgTTGCATAGCTAAGTTTGTAGAATCTCAGCCTCCTTAGTACTGTAGACCATTGGGAGGCTACCTTTCTTCAGAATTTGAAGTTGATGCTTGTAGTGCATGATCTTTGCTGTGGATTGAGAAGTAAAGATATGCCCAACAGTATTCCAGATATCTAGGGCAGTATCACTGCCAACTAGTTGTGGCAGGAAGCTTGGACTCATTGAAGCGAGAATCCATGATGCAAGAAGGTGATCTTGTTGTTGATAGGAAATATAGGCTGGATTCACCATCTGTGTGCCGTCTTCAACTTGAATAAGCTCAGGAGGAACTTCTCGAGTCCCGAGGATGAAACCTTCAAGGCCATAACCCCTAATTGCAGTCTGAACTTGACGTTTCCATATGGGGTAGTTTGTAACGTCCAATTTCACATCAATCAACTGATTTAGAGGGTTTGCCATCTGAATCATGGAATCAGTAGGGGAGATTGATGAAGTTGGTGTCAAAGTCATGTTTGAGCAGATGCCTCTGAAATGAAAGAGAGTTCAAGAATTATCAGTTGATCACATCGGCTTTGCCTTCCAATTTCATTGCATGAGCTAACGCCTTCTTGACCCCATACTATCTTTGGGATTTTACATTGGACTAAATAATACTAACAAATATAGCCAAATACTTCCTCTAGAGAAAATTCAAACGGAATTGGAATTTCTAAGCAGAAATTAAGAAAGGGAGAAGAATCAGTTAACAAATTAATAAAGGATGATGGCTTAGAGTACTATTGATATCCTCCAGTTTAATGAAATCCTTGTTGTGTTCTATTATTCTTCCTTTCATTTTGGCCAAACAGACTTGTCTTATgggaaatagaaaatagaaatgaggTAACTAAGGCATTCCGCAAgtgaatagaaaatagaaatctAATGGGAATAATAAGACCATGTCAATAAAGTCTGTTTCCTTGCTagatttttaatcttatttttatgtgGTGATAACTTGTTGCCCTCTAAAATATCGTAAGTCCTTTCTATTGCAAATAAGAAACTTATACTTCAACATTATAGTTTGTTAGTAGTTATGCatagaaatatgaattttttgtaAGATAACAAGACTACATCATCTAATTAAGTCGTCCTAGTGGCAACTATAGAGCTgctttcaatttcattttgttggtTAGCTGTCTGCAGCATTCCAAGTAGTATCAGAAGCCTTTAGTAATTAATCAACTCTTTAAGTTATCCTCATATATGCTATCTATTTACAAGAGTTATGTATGTATGCTGTACTCTTATTGGCCTGCTTTAAATTCTCCAACTGTCTTGTATTTAAGGTGAGAAGCCTTATCAGTCTTTGGTTAGCAAATAACTTGTGTcacagaaaaatatatttgtgatgGAAACAAGGTACATATTTGAGGGAAAACCAATGATGGTCTTTGAAATGAATGATGTCTGGAAAGTTGAGAATGAGTAGAAGAATATAGAATTCCACAATCTTGGATGTTGTCAAGTACTAACTCCATGCCTGCTAATTAATTCGTGCTGAActataaacaagtaaaaaatcCCACCACTGCTATGCAACTCCACTTAAGAACAGCTCACTGTGAATCACACCTGGCAAATCTACAAGGTTTAGGGAATGAAGGAAAAATCTTGGGAGTGAGTTTGGAAGCAACTCTGTGCATGGGACTATATATGTGTTTTGTTTGTCCACTAGCAAGAAATTTTTTGGATATTCTAACCCAAAGATTTGTATCTGAATCCAGCTAGCTCACTAATTCATGGACATTAGTTGCTTCAGAGTAGACTTTTTATTACATCTTTAATCATTTACATTAGTTTTGGGGCTAGTTAATTTTATGTAGCATTTATGTCATATTTGTGTTGAATTGAACATACCAAGTGAAATATGGCTACCCTATTGTGCATGTTTGGGTTTCTTTGACAAAACCCTAAGAATGCTTTCTATCTAAGAATGTTTTCCACCTTTTCAAGAAGGTTATGATTTCAGGAGAGCAGAACACATACCCAACAGAAGTACTAGTATGGCTTTCATAAGATATAGTACTAGTGAGGGGACAAACCTCTGAATTCTCCTGAGTTCTTTTGCAATCTCCACCATGGTTGGCCTCTGCTCAGCAGCAGTCATGATGCATCTCAGAGCAAGTTTTATTACTGCTAGGAATTGGTGTTGGTCATGGATCTCTCCTCCTCTTGGCAGAATACTAGCATCCACAAAACCATCAAGTTCATGGTCTTCTACATATGTTTTTATGCAATCCAGAGAAAGTTCCCCATCATTACCCAAAGGCCCAAAATCCCTGCCAGTTAAAAGCTCCAGAAGAAGTTtaccaaaactaaaaacatcTACTTTCTCTGTGACCATTCCTGTCATCTCATACTCGGGTGCTATGAACCCCTCTATGCCCATCACTGCATCCACCACATACTTTCTCCCCTCAGGAAGAGCTATAGCAAAGAAGAAATTGGACAGTTTGGGAACACAATCTTCAtccaagaagaagaatgaaagcGTTACCTCTCTATGAATGATAGCCCTCGGAAATGCAGTGTGGAGATATGCAATTACATGAGCAATGTCACCTGAAATCCTTAACCTACTTTTCCATGGCAAACGCTGCCTACTTTTTCCATCTGCAGAAGGATGTATCACATCATAGAGAGGCACCACTCCATTGACCGGATATTCGTAAACCAGAACGGGGGTCTGGGTCTCCAAGCAGCATCCCAAGAGCTTCAAAACATTCTTGTGAGCGCCCAGTTGTGTTGCAAAGGTAATTTCCTTGATGACCCTCTCAAGAAAAGCATCGTCAATCACAGGATGAAACTTCCTAACGGAAACGAATCTGCCTTCAAGAGAACCCTTGTACCATTCAGAATACATCCACCGGTCAAAAACTAGAGAGCTATTATAATTGTTTGTGGCTTGCTCCAGCTCTTTGATGGAGAAGTTCCGGATGGGATTGGACTTGCCATTCAAAGTGAAACCAGCTTCTCTAATAACAAGCTTCCATTCTTCAAGAAGAATTCCTCCCTTTTCTTGGCCATCAGATTCTTTGTTTGCTGGGCAGGCAGTCTTGGGGAGAGGGGAAGGTGTATGATCTGTATTATTTCTTGGTTGAGAAGCAATGGTGCGAATGTAAAACCCTGTGGGCAGGTAGAAACCGTGTAGCTGATTATGACCGCAAAGTAGAAGTCCACAATCTTTCCGACTGCTGCTTTATTCCTTGAGACTTCCCATTCAATGTCCCGACTGCTGCTCCATTCCTTAGACATCCCATTCAATGTTGTCCCAtgtataacataaaaataatgataatcatGATAATTTCCTACCATTGAGTTGATACCTAAGAAGACTAACGAAACTaaagtggtgtttatttttttggctttttactgaaaataatttaattttagaatttaggttatttgtttttctacttttttataatttattataaactttttactaaataaaaaaaactaaaatatgtagttttttttaaataaaaaaaataacatattgatttttattttttattttttaatacttaataaaaataaaatactacaaaaacaaacaacctaatatttaacattattaaatattaagattttatttagaattaagtaaaaaaaaacaaacaccacctaagtgaCGTGCAAACAGAGtgattgaatttattttcatgtaGAGAAGGTAGACCGAAGAATAATCCTACTTGACTTGAATCTTCGTTACGTAACAAtgatatatctttttaattttattttaagaaggtAACATTCTTTTAGAGTACATGGGTGATGTTAGACATACCACCTTTTTTCTCTCTGCACTTGacacatttgaaaaaaataaaataaaaaaaagggagataGGTATGGAGAGAGAAAAGGAGGATATATTTGACATTTCCCTTAGTGTAACGTACCTAACTAGCAAATGCGCTGGTTGCCCAAAGAAAAGCTACCATCAGGTACCCCTCTAgtctctataaatattatataaaattatgtttccattaatcaatttaaaataaatgaacaaatggTTGTTTGTCATGTTTCACTCTTCAACTTTATCAATCGGTGCACTACTTCTAACTATGTAAATAAGCCAAGTTTATTCCATACACATACACATTTACAACCCGATTACTAACACGATATTCTAGACCAATCTGGCTAGAGAAATTCTCATATCAATCAAGACAGTTcttgaattccaaattattgaATCCAAACCCATTAAACCTTGATCGATTTGTCGTAGATTTgcctaatagaaaatttttgaaaaatatagtcGTCTACAAAGGAGAAACTATTAAGTATAGACATTCTTGACCAATTTTAAATTGTGAATTTTCTTTCAATGatagaattttcattttcactaGAAATTAATACTTTGAGGAAACCTTCCCTGAATCTAATTCAGTACTTACTAACTTATATAAATTTACGTCACGTACTAACTTTTAAGCATATAAAACTTATGCTTAAATTtacaaactctctctctctctctctttaaatttatttatttatttattattattattattattattttaattccaatGGCCCAAATAAAAACCCAAGCCTTCCATTAAATGGTAATAAGCAAAAGCCCAATCTAAACACCATTGAATGGGCCACACCTTGGTTCCATGTGCCACACCATTGAAAACTCACCTTGAGGATTTGAACTCCAAACCTAATGGAGAACAGAAGGCAACTAATAAtgatcaaagaaaatgagacaatggttaatgaataatttattaatttatttcttaattcaatAGCATTGGAATCTCAGCGGGAATATTCCAAGTCCATAAAACCaaagtttaattatttaatcttttttagcACACCACTCATGACCCTACAACTTTCCTACCAACCTACCAACTTAGTTTATTGACTTGGACTCGGAGAGTTCCGTCAATTGCAGCATCTTAGTAAATTGTTAAGTGTCTTTTCTCTACACCacaaattcaaatgatcaagtctaatttaattacaaaaaccAGTGATTTGTTCTtactagttattttaatttatggaaGCAGGAAAGGGTTTACtttaatgtaaaattaaaaattaaaaataagagttaAATTAAAGTAATCAAATcactaaaaaacaaatttggaCTTGTTTTCCCTTTTATCTTAGTGTAGATAGTTTGATATTATTAGTAAAAATAGAAggtaaaaatatgaattatataccaattattttaactttaggaaaaaacatttattttaatttaaaataaataaaaaaaattgaatttatctcAACTTTATAAGActtcataaaaattatcttatttacaaaatattttcagatgtaaaagtaaaaaattaaacaaaccatttgatgacttatttatttatttatttatttatttatttataaatatccATTCAAAtcatagtttaattttaaaatattagaataagtCAATTACTCTAAATTATatcatttgtatatatattttaattattaatatgataCATAACCTTTTACAGAGTTGGAATAAAATATGGATCAGgcaaaaaaaatgtcaaatcaaCATAATTTTATATGCTGAGTGAAATTGGAATGGCCAAATGTTGTCAAATCAAGATATATTTTAACGATCCAAGACATGATATTCTACAACTTTATATTATTCTTCTTAtcttaattgaatagaaaataaatcatgaaaactGAATAATACGAATATTCAATGAAATCTTTTGGCATGTTATTTCTTTGCAGCTTCAACATGGAGGCATGTCGGATGGAGGAGGCAGCATTTGAGCTTCTGGGTGTTTACCATTTTTCACTATGAACGCAGTTTCCATGCCCCAAGTCAGATGGCGTTCTACATGGCAGTGCAGGAACCACACTCCTGCAACAGAGAAAATATACCGACATTACACCTAACTTAAttgtaatattaagaaaaattatttccttggggtttttatttttatttttaatagaggaCATGAGTGCTTGGAACGTACCAGGGTTGGATGCCTCGAATCTGATTGCAACCCAACCTTTCGATGGAACAGAGATGGTATCCTGAAAGGGAGGATCCACCAGATTATAGCGCAAAGGGTCCCTATTTTCATCGAAATTCCCAAATCCCCATCCAACTACATAGAAACtgtatccatggagatgcatggGGTGGTGTGTCTCTGCAAGCACGGCTGTATCTTGAAGAACAATCTCCACCGTGGAGTTATACTCAAGCACCCTTACTTTTGTTCCGGTGCTCGGCAACTGATAAACTAATGGAAGATAATCATTGGTAAAATCGAACACTAGTGGTGGAAAGCTAGGAAAGTTATTTCCATATACACCACTGATATTATAATAGTAAGCTTCTAGTATGTCAATTGTAGGGAAATCGAAGCTTATGTTG is drawn from Vitis riparia cultivar Riparia Gloire de Montpellier isolate 1030 chromosome 18, EGFV_Vit.rip_1.0, whole genome shotgun sequence and contains these coding sequences:
- the LOC117905585 gene encoding non-functional pseudokinase ZED1-like — protein: MEPSSRKDCGLLLCGHNQLHGFYLPTGFYIRTIASQPRNNTDHTPSPLPKTACPANKESDGQEKGGILLEEWKLVIREAGFTLNGKSNPIRNFSIKELEQATNNYNSSLVFDRWMYSEWYKGSLEGRFVSVRKFHPVIDDAFLERVIKEITFATQLGAHKNVLKLLGCCLETQTPVLVYEYPVNGVVPLYDVIHPSADGKSRQRLPWKSRLRISGDIAHVIAYLHTAFPRAIIHREVTLSFFFLDEDCVPKLSNFFFAIALPEGRKYVVDAVMGIEGFIAPEYEMTGMVTEKVDVFSFGKLLLELLTGRDFGPLGNDGELSLDCIKTYVEDHELDGFVDASILPRGGEIHDQHQFLAVIKLALRCIMTAAEQRPTMVEIAKELRRIQRGICSNMTLTPTSSISPTDSMIQMANPLNQLIDVKLDVTNYPIWKRQVQTAIRGYGLEGFILGTREVPPELIQVEDGTQMVNPAYISYQQQDHLLASWILASMSPSFLPQLVGSDTALDIWNTVGHIFTSQSTAKIMHYKHQLQILKKGSLPMVYSTKEAEILQT